Proteins co-encoded in one Arachis hypogaea cultivar Tifrunner chromosome 11, arahy.Tifrunner.gnm2.J5K5, whole genome shotgun sequence genomic window:
- the LOC112722684 gene encoding pleiotropic drug resistance protein 3 isoform X1 — protein sequence MALLLGPPGSGKTTLLLALAGRLDHSLKVKGEISYNGHPLEEFIPQKSSAYVSQYDLHIPEMTVRETLDFSARCQGVGIKDELLKEVSRREKKAGIMPDHDLDAYMKATSVKGLKSTLQTDYILKILGLDVCADTLVGDPIRRGVSGGQKKRVTTGEMIVGPTRALFMDEISNGLDSSTTFQIISCLQHMVHITDATALISLLQPAPETFDLFDDIVLMAEGKIVYHGPRDCIVEFFEDCGFQCPPRKGTADFLQEVISRNDQAQYWSRSEEPYIYVTTEQFIEKFKHSSFGKKLEEEISKPFDKSQSHKNALAFRKYSLTKWELFKACIMREFLLMKRNSFVYVFKSTQLVIVASIGMTVFIRTRMYVDALHGNYFMGSLFYSLIILLTDGYPELSMTISRLSVFYKQKELCFYPAWAYSIPSAVLKIPLSLLESFIWTALTYYVIGYSPEVGRFFRQFLLLFTLHMSSISMFRFIASVFQNVAAAMTAGTVAILYALLFGGVVLPKPYMPSWLRWGFWISPLSYGELAVTVNEFLAPRWQKMSANTTLGHQIMESRGLNFDGYFYWISVGALLGLTVLFNTAFTLVLSFFKVPSRSRALISSDKHSELQGNQENNGNFAGNITPVESTTEPEKGQHSGGMVLPFQPLTLAFRGVQYYVDPPMEMRNQGFSKKQLQLLCDVTGSLRPGILTALMGVSGAGKTTLLDVLCGRKTGGTIKGDIRIGGYQKVQETFARISGYCEQNDIHSPNITVEESVMFSAWLRLPPQIDAITKSEFVKEVLHTIELDQIKDSLVGLPNVSGLSTEQRKRLTIAIELVANPSIIFMDEPTSGLDARAAAVVMRAVKNVVRTGRTVACTIHQPSIDIFESFDELILMKTGGRIIYSGPLGQNSSQVIEYFESIPRVPKIKDNYNPSTWMLEVTSGSAEVEIGVDFAQIYRESTLYEQNKELVEQLSSPAPGSKDLHFPSHFPQNGWEQFKACLWKQHLSYWRSPSYNLMRINFVIAASLLFGILFWKKGKNIDNQQDLFNVFGSMFIAALIFGINNCTSVLSIVATERIVLYREKFAGMYSPWAYSFAQVIIEVPYLLTQAVLYVIITYPMIGYHWSAYKIFWSLYSMFCNLLYFNYLGMFIVSFTPNVQVASIVCSSAYTMLTLFSGFIVPRLQIPKWWIWMYYLCPTSWALNGLLTSQYGDINREISVTAFTDAKTRTIAEFLRDYYGFHHDLLGVTGALLIVFPVIFALLFAYCIGHLNFLRR from the exons ATGGCCTTATTGCTTGGCCCTCCAGGAAGTGGTAAAACAACACTATTGTTGGCTCTGGCAGGGAGACTTGACCATTCTCTCAAG GTAAAAGGGGAAATTTCTTACAATGGACACCCACTAGAAGAATTCATTCCTCAAAAATCCTCGGCTTATGTAAGCCAATATGATCTACATATTCCAGAGATGACAGTTAGGGAAACACTTGATTTCTCTGCACGTTGTCAGGGTGTAGGAATCAAAGATG AGCTTCTGAAGGAAGTAAGCAGAAGAGAGAAAAAAGCAGGAATAATGCCGGACCATGATTTGGATGCATATATGAAG GCGACATCAGTGAAGGGACTGAAGAGCACTCTTCAGACAGACTACATTTTAAAG ATCCTTGGTCTCGATGTCTGTGCTGACACATTGGTTGGAGATCCTATAAGAAGAGGCGTATCTGGTGGTCAAAAGAAAAGGGTAACTACAG GAGAAATGATTGTTGGACCAACAAGAGCTCTCTTTATGGATGAAATATCCAATGGCTTAGACAGTTCCACTACTTTCCAAATAATCTCCTGTCTTCAGCATATGGTGCATATCACAGATGCAACTGCTTTGATTTCGCTCCTTCAGCCAGCACCAGAGACCTTTGATCTCTTTGATGACATTGTCCTAATGGCAGAAGGGAAAATCGTGTACCACGGTCCACGTGATTGTATAGTTGAGTTCTTCGAGGACTGTGGGTTCCAGTGTCCACCACGAAAAGGCACTGCTGACTTTCTTCAAGAG GTTATCTCTAGAAACGATCAAGCACAGTATTGGAGCAGATCAGAAGAACCTTACATCTATGTTACTACTGAACAGTTCATTGAGAAGTTTAAGCATAGTTCATTTGGCAAAAAGCTGGAGGAGGAGATCTCAAAGCCATTTGACAAGTCTCAGAGCCATAAGAATGCTCTCGCCTTTAGAAAATACTCGTTAACAAAGTGGGAATTGTTTAAGGCTTGCATAATGAGGGAGTTTCTTCTGATGAAAAGGAATTCTTTTGTCTATGTATTCAAGTCAACGCAGCTTGTGATCGTTGCATCCATAGGAATGACTGTTTTCATTCGGACACGAATGTATGTTGATGCACTTCATGGGAATTATTTCATGGGGTCATTATTCTATTCACTCATCATACTTTTGACTGATGGATATCCAGAACTTTCTATGACAATATCAAGACTTTCAGTGTTCTACAAACAGAAAGAGTTGTGCTTTTATCCTGCTTGGGCCTATTCAATCCCTTCAGCTGTTCTCAAGATTCCACTTTCATTGTTGGAATCTTTCATTTGGACTGCACTTACTTATTATGTTATTGGTTACAGCCCTGAGGTTGGCAG GTTCTTTCGCCAATTCCTCCTCCTATTCACTTTACACATGTCATCAATATCGATGTTTCGATTTATTGCCTCAGTTTTCCAAAATGTGGCTGCTGCTATGACAGCTGGAACTGTGGCCATACTATATGCTTTACTATTTGGTGGCGTCGTCCTCCCAAAGC CCTATATGCCATCTTGGTTGCGTTGGGGATTTTGGATATCTCCTTTGTCATATGGAGAGCTGGCTGTGACGGTGAATGAATTTCTTGCTCCTAGGTGGCAAAAG ATGTCTGCAAACACAACATTGGGTCACCAAATAATGGAAAGTCGTGGTCTCAACTTTGATGGCTACTTTTACTGGATATCCGTTGGTGCCTTACTTGGGCTCACTGTTCTGTTTAACACAGCTTTTACATTGGTCTTGTCTTTCTTCAAGG TTCCTTCACGTTCTCGCGCTCTTATATCTTCCGACAAGCATTCAGAGTTACAAGGAAATCAAGAAAACAATGGTAACTTTGCCGGAAACATCACTCCAGTTGAAAGTACAACAGAACCAGAAAAAGGTCAGCACTCAGGAGGAATGGTTCTGCCTTTCCAACCACTAACATTAGCATTCCGTGGTGTGCAGTACTATGTTGACCCTCCTATG GAAATGAGAAACCAAGGATTTAGTAAAAAGCAGCTTCAGCTTCTTTGTGACGTTACAGGTTCATTGAGACCAGGCATATTAACAGCACTGATGGGAGTCAGTGGTGCGGGGAAAACAACTTTATTGGATGTTCTTTGTGGAAGAAAAACAGGTGGTACTATAAAAGGGGATATTAGAATCGGTGGCTATCAAAAGGTTCAAGAAACATTTGCAAGGATCTCAGGTTACTGCGAACAAAATGACATTCATTCTCCGAATATAACAGTAGAAGAATCCGTGATGTTTTCTGCTTGGCTTCGGCTTCCTCCTCAGATTGATGCAATAACTAAATCT GAATTTGTAAAGGAAGTCCTTCATACTATTGAGCTGGATCAGATCAAAGATTCCTTAGTAGGCTTGCCAAATGTTAGTGGATTGTCTACCGAGCAAAGAAAACGGCTAACCATAGCCATTGAGCTTGTTGCTAATCCTTCAATCATATTTATGGATGAACCAACTTCGGGTCTAGATGCAAGGGCAGCTGCAGTTGTTATGAGAGCAGTGAAGAATGTTGTTAGAACAGGAAGAACTGTCGCATGCACCATTCACCAGCCTAGTATTGATATATTCGAGTCATTTGATGAG CTAATTCTCATGAAAACTGGGGGACGCATCATCTACTCTGGCCCACTTGGTCAGAACTCAAGTCAGGTTATTGAATACTTTGAG AGTATACCACGGGTGCCAAAGATTAAAGACAACTATAATCCGTCAACATGGATGCTAGAGGTAACTTCAGGTTCTGCAGAAGTTGAAATTGGAGTAGATTTTGCCCAAATTTATAGGGAGTCAACTTTATATGA GCAgaacaaagagttagttgaacAATTAAGTTCACCAGCTCCTGGTTCCAAAGACTTGCATTTTCCTTCTCATTTCCCACAAAATGGTTGGGAACAGTTTAAAGCATGCTTATGGAAACAACATTTGTCATACTGGAGAAGCCCTTCATacaacttgatgcgcataaattTTGTGATTGCTGCATCCCTTCTGTTTGGGATACTATTCTGGAAGAAAGGAAAGAACAT AGACAACCAGCAGGACTTGTTCAATGTATTTGGTTCAATGTTCATTGCTGCTTTAATCTTTGGGATAAATAACTGCACATCAGTTTTGTCGATTGTGGCAACAGAGCGCATTGTTTTGTATCGCGAAAAATTTGCTGGAATGTACTCTCCGTGGGCCTATTCATTTGCACAG GTGATAATTGAGGTTCCCTATTTGTTGACTCAAGCTGTCTTATATGTCATAATCACATACCCTATGATCGGGTACCATTGGTCTGCATACAAAATATTTTGGTCATTGTACAGCATGTTCTGCAACCTGCTATACTTCAATTACCTAGGAATGTTCATTGTTTCATTCACACCAAATGTTCAAGTTGCTTCCATTGTGTGTTCTTCTGCTTACACCATGCTCACTTTGTTTTCTGGATTCATTGTGCCACGTCTG CAAATTCCAAAGTGGTGGATTTGGATGTATTATCTATGCCCCACGTCGTGGGCACTGAATGGGTTGCTTACTTCACAATATGGAGATATAAACAGAGAGATATCAGTAACAGCCTTTACAGATGCAAAAACCAGAACAATTGCTGAATTTTTAAGAGACTACTATGGTTTTCACCATGATTTGTTAGGTGTAACTGGTGCACTTCTCATTGTATTCCCTGTTATATTTGCCCTTCTATTTGCATACTGCATTGGACACCTCAACTTCTTAAGGAGGTAA
- the LOC112722684 gene encoding pleiotropic drug resistance protein 3 isoform X2, which translates to MGEVGGVDEIESLRIELAEIGRSIRSSFRSHASSFRSAIDVDNNEGHHALQWTQIQRLPTFERITSALFDVNKLGAQERHLFIEKLLEHIENDNLRLLQKLRNRIDKVGIKLPTVEVRYQNLTIEAECQVVKGKPIPTLWNTLKGWIIDASKLLILRSRKSRISIIKDANGIIKPGRMALLLGPPGSGKTTLLLALAGRLDHSLKVKGEISYNGHPLEEFIPQKSSAYVSQYDLHIPEMTVRETLDFSARCQGVGIKDELLKEVSRREKKAGIMPDHDLDAYMKATSVKGLKSTLQTDYILKILGLDVCADTLVGDPIRRGVSGGQKKRVTTGEMIVGPTRALFMDEISNGLDSSTTFQIISCLQHMVHITDATALISLLQPAPETFDLFDDIVLMAEGKIVYHGPRDCIVEFFEDCGFQCPPRKGTADFLQEVISRNDQAQYWSRSEEPYIYVTTEQFIEKFKHSSFGKKLEEEISKPFDKSQSHKNALAFRKYSLTKWELFKACIMREFLLMKRNSFVYVFKSTQLVIVASIGMTVFIRTRMYVDALHGNYFMGSLFYSLIILLTDGYPELSMTISRLSVFYKQKELCFYPAWAYSIPSAVLKIPLSLLESFIWTALTYYVIGYSPEVGRFFRQFLLLFTLHMSSISMFRFIASVFQNVAAAMTAGTVAILYALLFGGVVLPKPYMPSWLRWGFWISPLSYGELAVTVNEFLAPRWQKMSANTTLGHQIMESRGLNFDGYFYWISVGALLGLTVLFNTAFTLVLSFFKVPSRSRALISSDKHSELQGNQENNGNFAGNITPVESTTEPEKGQHSGGMVLPFQPLTLAFRGVQYYVDPPMEMRNQGFSKKQLQLLCDVTGSLRPGILTALMGVSGAGKTTLLDVLCGRKTGGTIKGDIRIGGYQKVQETFARISGYCEQNDIHSPNITVEESVMFSAWLRLPPQIDAITKSEFVKEVLHTIELDQIKDSLVGLPNVSGLSTEQRKRLTIAIELVANPSIIFMDEPTSGLDARAAAVVMRAVKNVVRTGRTVACTIHQPSIDIFESFDELILMKTGGRIIYSGPLGQNSSQVIEYFESIPRVPKIKDNYNPSTWMLEVTSGSAEVEIGVDFAQIYRESTLYEQNKELVEQLSSPAPGSKDLHFPSHFPQNGWEQFKACLWKQHLSYWRSPSYNLMRINFVIAASLLFGILFWKKGKNIDNQQDLFNVFGSMFIAALIFGINNCTSVLSIVATERIVLYREKFAGMYSPWAYSFAQVIIEVPYLLTQAVLYVIITYPMIGYHWSAYKIFWSLYSMFCNLLYFNYLGMFIVSFTPNVQVASIVCSSAYTMLTLFSGFIVPRLQIPKWWIWMYYLCPTSWALNGLLTSQYGDINREISVTAFTDAKTRTIAEFLRDYYGFHHDLLGVTGALLIVFPVIFALLFAYCIGHLNFLRR; encoded by the exons GGTGAGGTGGGAGGTGTAGATGAGATAGAGTCTTTGAGAATTGAGTTGGCAGAGATTGGAAGGAGCATAAGGTCCTCATTCAGAAGCCATGCTTCCAGTTTCAGGTCTGCCATCGATGTTGATAACAATGAAGGCCATCATGCATTACAATGGACTCAAATCCAGAGGCTTCCCACTTTTGAGAGGATCACTTCAGCTTTGTTCGATGTCAACAAGCTTGGTGCTCAAGAAAGGCATTTGTTCATCGAGAAGCTTCTTGAGCACATCGAGAATGACAATCTTCGATTGTTGCAGAAACTCAGGAACAGAATTGACAA AGTTGGTATCAAGTTACCCACTGTGGAAGTGAGGTACCAAAATCTTACTATAGAAGCGGAGTGTCAGGTTGTTAAGGGCAAGCCGATACCAACTTTGTGGAACACCCTTAAGGGGTGGATCATT GATGCAAGTAAATTGTTAATCCTACGATCTCGAAAATCCCGGATAAGTATAATCAAAGATGCCAATGGCATTATTAAGCCTGGAAG GATGGCCTTATTGCTTGGCCCTCCAGGAAGTGGTAAAACAACACTATTGTTGGCTCTGGCAGGGAGACTTGACCATTCTCTCAAG GTAAAAGGGGAAATTTCTTACAATGGACACCCACTAGAAGAATTCATTCCTCAAAAATCCTCGGCTTATGTAAGCCAATATGATCTACATATTCCAGAGATGACAGTTAGGGAAACACTTGATTTCTCTGCACGTTGTCAGGGTGTAGGAATCAAAGATG AGCTTCTGAAGGAAGTAAGCAGAAGAGAGAAAAAAGCAGGAATAATGCCGGACCATGATTTGGATGCATATATGAAG GCGACATCAGTGAAGGGACTGAAGAGCACTCTTCAGACAGACTACATTTTAAAG ATCCTTGGTCTCGATGTCTGTGCTGACACATTGGTTGGAGATCCTATAAGAAGAGGCGTATCTGGTGGTCAAAAGAAAAGGGTAACTACAG GAGAAATGATTGTTGGACCAACAAGAGCTCTCTTTATGGATGAAATATCCAATGGCTTAGACAGTTCCACTACTTTCCAAATAATCTCCTGTCTTCAGCATATGGTGCATATCACAGATGCAACTGCTTTGATTTCGCTCCTTCAGCCAGCACCAGAGACCTTTGATCTCTTTGATGACATTGTCCTAATGGCAGAAGGGAAAATCGTGTACCACGGTCCACGTGATTGTATAGTTGAGTTCTTCGAGGACTGTGGGTTCCAGTGTCCACCACGAAAAGGCACTGCTGACTTTCTTCAAGAG GTTATCTCTAGAAACGATCAAGCACAGTATTGGAGCAGATCAGAAGAACCTTACATCTATGTTACTACTGAACAGTTCATTGAGAAGTTTAAGCATAGTTCATTTGGCAAAAAGCTGGAGGAGGAGATCTCAAAGCCATTTGACAAGTCTCAGAGCCATAAGAATGCTCTCGCCTTTAGAAAATACTCGTTAACAAAGTGGGAATTGTTTAAGGCTTGCATAATGAGGGAGTTTCTTCTGATGAAAAGGAATTCTTTTGTCTATGTATTCAAGTCAACGCAGCTTGTGATCGTTGCATCCATAGGAATGACTGTTTTCATTCGGACACGAATGTATGTTGATGCACTTCATGGGAATTATTTCATGGGGTCATTATTCTATTCACTCATCATACTTTTGACTGATGGATATCCAGAACTTTCTATGACAATATCAAGACTTTCAGTGTTCTACAAACAGAAAGAGTTGTGCTTTTATCCTGCTTGGGCCTATTCAATCCCTTCAGCTGTTCTCAAGATTCCACTTTCATTGTTGGAATCTTTCATTTGGACTGCACTTACTTATTATGTTATTGGTTACAGCCCTGAGGTTGGCAG GTTCTTTCGCCAATTCCTCCTCCTATTCACTTTACACATGTCATCAATATCGATGTTTCGATTTATTGCCTCAGTTTTCCAAAATGTGGCTGCTGCTATGACAGCTGGAACTGTGGCCATACTATATGCTTTACTATTTGGTGGCGTCGTCCTCCCAAAGC CCTATATGCCATCTTGGTTGCGTTGGGGATTTTGGATATCTCCTTTGTCATATGGAGAGCTGGCTGTGACGGTGAATGAATTTCTTGCTCCTAGGTGGCAAAAG ATGTCTGCAAACACAACATTGGGTCACCAAATAATGGAAAGTCGTGGTCTCAACTTTGATGGCTACTTTTACTGGATATCCGTTGGTGCCTTACTTGGGCTCACTGTTCTGTTTAACACAGCTTTTACATTGGTCTTGTCTTTCTTCAAGG TTCCTTCACGTTCTCGCGCTCTTATATCTTCCGACAAGCATTCAGAGTTACAAGGAAATCAAGAAAACAATGGTAACTTTGCCGGAAACATCACTCCAGTTGAAAGTACAACAGAACCAGAAAAAGGTCAGCACTCAGGAGGAATGGTTCTGCCTTTCCAACCACTAACATTAGCATTCCGTGGTGTGCAGTACTATGTTGACCCTCCTATG GAAATGAGAAACCAAGGATTTAGTAAAAAGCAGCTTCAGCTTCTTTGTGACGTTACAGGTTCATTGAGACCAGGCATATTAACAGCACTGATGGGAGTCAGTGGTGCGGGGAAAACAACTTTATTGGATGTTCTTTGTGGAAGAAAAACAGGTGGTACTATAAAAGGGGATATTAGAATCGGTGGCTATCAAAAGGTTCAAGAAACATTTGCAAGGATCTCAGGTTACTGCGAACAAAATGACATTCATTCTCCGAATATAACAGTAGAAGAATCCGTGATGTTTTCTGCTTGGCTTCGGCTTCCTCCTCAGATTGATGCAATAACTAAATCT GAATTTGTAAAGGAAGTCCTTCATACTATTGAGCTGGATCAGATCAAAGATTCCTTAGTAGGCTTGCCAAATGTTAGTGGATTGTCTACCGAGCAAAGAAAACGGCTAACCATAGCCATTGAGCTTGTTGCTAATCCTTCAATCATATTTATGGATGAACCAACTTCGGGTCTAGATGCAAGGGCAGCTGCAGTTGTTATGAGAGCAGTGAAGAATGTTGTTAGAACAGGAAGAACTGTCGCATGCACCATTCACCAGCCTAGTATTGATATATTCGAGTCATTTGATGAG CTAATTCTCATGAAAACTGGGGGACGCATCATCTACTCTGGCCCACTTGGTCAGAACTCAAGTCAGGTTATTGAATACTTTGAG AGTATACCACGGGTGCCAAAGATTAAAGACAACTATAATCCGTCAACATGGATGCTAGAGGTAACTTCAGGTTCTGCAGAAGTTGAAATTGGAGTAGATTTTGCCCAAATTTATAGGGAGTCAACTTTATATGA GCAgaacaaagagttagttgaacAATTAAGTTCACCAGCTCCTGGTTCCAAAGACTTGCATTTTCCTTCTCATTTCCCACAAAATGGTTGGGAACAGTTTAAAGCATGCTTATGGAAACAACATTTGTCATACTGGAGAAGCCCTTCATacaacttgatgcgcataaattTTGTGATTGCTGCATCCCTTCTGTTTGGGATACTATTCTGGAAGAAAGGAAAGAACAT AGACAACCAGCAGGACTTGTTCAATGTATTTGGTTCAATGTTCATTGCTGCTTTAATCTTTGGGATAAATAACTGCACATCAGTTTTGTCGATTGTGGCAACAGAGCGCATTGTTTTGTATCGCGAAAAATTTGCTGGAATGTACTCTCCGTGGGCCTATTCATTTGCACAG GTGATAATTGAGGTTCCCTATTTGTTGACTCAAGCTGTCTTATATGTCATAATCACATACCCTATGATCGGGTACCATTGGTCTGCATACAAAATATTTTGGTCATTGTACAGCATGTTCTGCAACCTGCTATACTTCAATTACCTAGGAATGTTCATTGTTTCATTCACACCAAATGTTCAAGTTGCTTCCATTGTGTGTTCTTCTGCTTACACCATGCTCACTTTGTTTTCTGGATTCATTGTGCCACGTCTG CAAATTCCAAAGTGGTGGATTTGGATGTATTATCTATGCCCCACGTCGTGGGCACTGAATGGGTTGCTTACTTCACAATATGGAGATATAAACAGAGAGATATCAGTAACAGCCTTTACAGATGCAAAAACCAGAACAATTGCTGAATTTTTAAGAGACTACTATGGTTTTCACCATGATTTGTTAGGTGTAACTGGTGCACTTCTCATTGTATTCCCTGTTATATTTGCCCTTCTATTTGCATACTGCATTGGACACCTCAACTTCTTAAGGAGGTAA